From a single Roseobacter fucihabitans genomic region:
- a CDS encoding replication initiator protein A: MARPRKRTALLPERHTEPDLFVCDILDATPKSDRASMEHPLFSLSVKKDMAAFQYEQGNVKVKITPAAEEGRANVFDRDILIYVLSQLMAAKNDGQEIGRRVQISAHDLLKATNRHTTGQAYATLRRALTRLQFTQIETNIHDHGIGEWRSISFITDARIVKEDSTGRLLSVELEMGDWLVKAIENKNVLTLHRAYFQLRKPLERRLYELARKHCGKQEVWRIGLDKLQHKTGSTSTSKEFKRLVKTICKADEAQSHMPDYRFRLLHDILEITPKPEFLEVYAEQPASGLSDTVRISSDGYEKAREAAPSWDVYFLEQEWRMWMSESPRHADGAFVGFCRKWYERKGKAP; encoded by the coding sequence ATGGCAAGACCAAGAAAACGCACTGCTCTTCTTCCAGAAAGGCATACTGAGCCTGATCTTTTTGTGTGCGACATCCTCGATGCGACACCGAAGAGTGACCGTGCCTCAATGGAGCATCCGCTTTTTTCGCTATCTGTGAAGAAAGACATGGCCGCGTTCCAGTACGAGCAGGGCAATGTGAAGGTAAAGATCACTCCCGCTGCCGAAGAGGGCCGCGCAAATGTCTTTGACAGGGACATTTTGATTTATGTCCTTAGCCAACTCATGGCCGCAAAAAATGATGGACAGGAAATTGGTCGCCGCGTCCAAATTTCGGCGCATGATCTTCTCAAAGCAACTAACCGTCACACGACGGGACAGGCTTACGCAACACTGCGACGCGCCCTTACCCGCCTCCAGTTTACGCAGATTGAGACCAATATTCACGATCACGGAATAGGGGAATGGCGTTCCATCTCGTTCATTACAGACGCGCGTATAGTCAAGGAAGACTCGACGGGACGGCTGCTAAGCGTAGAGCTTGAAATGGGTGACTGGCTAGTAAAAGCCATTGAAAATAAGAATGTTCTGACCCTCCACAGAGCCTATTTCCAGCTTCGGAAGCCTTTGGAGCGCCGCCTTTATGAACTAGCCCGCAAGCACTGTGGAAAACAGGAAGTCTGGCGGATTGGCTTGGACAAATTGCAGCACAAGACGGGTTCGACCTCCACATCAAAGGAATTCAAACGTCTCGTAAAAACCATCTGCAAGGCAGATGAAGCGCAATCGCATATGCCAGATTATCGCTTTCGGCTGTTGCATGACATTCTGGAAATTACACCAAAACCTGAGTTTCTTGAGGTATACGCCGAACAACCTGCTTCTGGGCTGTCGGATACAGTCCGCATTTCTTCAGATGGTTATGAGAAAGCGCGTGAAGCCGCCCCCTCTTGGGATGTCTACTTTCTCGAACAGGAGTGGCGGATGTGGATGAGCGAGTCTCCGCGCCATGCAGACGGGGCTTTTGTTGGGTTTTGCCGGAAGTGGTACGAGCGGAAAGGTAAGGCTCCCTAA
- a CDS encoding ParA family protein has translation MTQVISVVQEKGGAGKTTLLTAIASLMVVDGARIAVIDTDPQRHLESWAKKEKTNLDWVFEEDDEKLLPTVKALKKAEPAYDAIFVDTAGFKSAMSMHAIAAANLILIPSKANEADAKGAKRTFSHVQSVAETMEREIPALVVMMDVDTHTNITQAITDALDAQGVPRLGAMCAHRTGFKEMTSTGMAPQGAAKTSAQSVLADLQGRGLINFYRSGAWPKSA, from the coding sequence ATGACGCAGGTCATCAGCGTAGTTCAGGAAAAAGGTGGGGCCGGAAAAACGACTCTCCTAACCGCGATTGCGAGCCTTATGGTTGTCGATGGCGCAAGGATCGCAGTGATCGACACTGATCCTCAACGTCACCTAGAATCGTGGGCAAAAAAAGAGAAAACCAACTTGGATTGGGTATTTGAAGAAGATGACGAAAAACTTCTTCCCACCGTTAAAGCCCTCAAGAAAGCTGAACCAGCGTATGACGCAATTTTTGTAGATACGGCGGGATTCAAGTCTGCCATGTCTATGCACGCTATTGCTGCTGCCAATCTCATCCTCATACCCTCGAAGGCAAATGAAGCGGATGCTAAGGGCGCTAAACGAACCTTTTCTCATGTCCAGAGCGTTGCCGAAACGATGGAGAGAGAAATTCCCGCTCTTGTTGTGATGATGGACGTGGATACCCATACCAACATCACTCAGGCAATTACCGATGCCTTAGATGCTCAGGGCGTTCCAAGGCTGGGTGCGATGTGTGCACATCGAACAGGCTTTAAGGAAATGACCTCAACTGGCATGGCACCACAAGGTGCGGCCAAGACATCTGCACAGTCTGTTTTGGCTGACCTACAAGGCAGGGGCCTTATCAACTTTTATAGGAGCGGCGCATGGCCAAAGTCAGCGTAA
- a CDS encoding N-6 DNA methylase — translation MLITKLERRFEDAAVSLPVGFEKGQVFTPRFLATWGAVLLKEHLGETWSGNLLDPACGDGELLDAALEQLPNAKLFGMDIDCEASQAAQTRLGTSAIIKTEDMLLSPALNQRQQSFKVGALISNPPWGADLLHSSGHLRALGYTLANGQFDSWSLFVEMSLKALDDDGMAVFILPDAIFSPEHASTRLLLAENYTVELIARLGEGIFKGVYRGTTVLLVRKRKPASNHVVEAFRLSKTQRAAVLSGDLDLEDARQLASHRINQSRFLSDAGCRWDIDVRRSEQNLLGRLEASGGSWTELVASGRGVELSKRGLVKVCETCNQVTPSPTRPRDVTCQGCGRTAHSEEMTTQRIVEVDTEKQSGFMPLIVGEDIGRYALSCSRRIKLDVPGINYKSREIYSQERLLVRKTGIGLKATVTKKVAASNQVVFHYVPLSEDLNFFLYYVLGVLSSRVMFAYHLRKSGENEWRSHPYVTPKTLKELPIPSPKRGTQSWRQAVEIASRVKKHVRNGGKSKKLDLEIEGLVAGLYNLDHSDLDWVKQVICEAQNLEPMRVLSDFDSQSIHIEMVP, via the coding sequence ATGCTGATTACCAAACTAGAAAGGCGCTTTGAAGACGCGGCAGTAAGCCTTCCGGTTGGCTTTGAGAAAGGTCAGGTGTTTACCCCTAGATTTCTAGCCACATGGGGTGCGGTCCTACTTAAGGAACATCTTGGTGAGACGTGGTCTGGCAATCTGCTCGACCCAGCATGTGGTGATGGTGAACTGCTAGATGCGGCTCTAGAACAGCTACCAAACGCTAAACTCTTTGGAATGGATATTGATTGCGAAGCTTCGCAAGCGGCGCAAACCCGCTTGGGAACGTCTGCTATTATTAAGACTGAGGATATGTTGCTATCACCGGCTCTTAATCAGCGTCAGCAGAGCTTCAAGGTAGGTGCATTGATCTCTAATCCACCGTGGGGTGCCGACTTGCTTCATTCTTCAGGGCATCTACGAGCGCTGGGATATACCCTTGCGAACGGGCAATTTGATAGCTGGTCTCTTTTTGTTGAGATGTCTTTGAAGGCTTTAGATGATGACGGCATGGCGGTTTTCATCCTTCCTGATGCTATATTTTCTCCCGAACATGCGTCTACAAGGTTGCTTCTTGCCGAAAATTATACAGTAGAACTCATTGCAAGACTTGGAGAAGGGATCTTCAAAGGCGTCTACCGTGGAACAACAGTTCTTCTCGTGCGTAAGCGCAAACCTGCCTCCAATCATGTCGTTGAAGCCTTCCGTCTTTCCAAGACGCAGAGAGCGGCGGTGCTATCGGGTGATCTTGATTTAGAAGACGCACGACAGCTTGCTAGTCATCGGATTAATCAAAGCCGATTTTTGTCTGATGCTGGATGCCGATGGGATATTGATGTGCGTCGCTCTGAGCAAAACTTGTTGGGGAGATTGGAAGCATCCGGCGGCAGTTGGACTGAATTGGTAGCCTCAGGGCGAGGCGTGGAACTTTCTAAGCGTGGGTTAGTCAAGGTTTGTGAAACCTGTAACCAGGTTACTCCGTCTCCTACGCGCCCTAGAGATGTGACGTGCCAAGGTTGCGGTCGAACTGCACATTCTGAAGAGATGACTACACAGAGAATTGTTGAAGTAGATACGGAAAAACAATCTGGATTCATGCCACTCATTGTCGGTGAAGATATTGGGCGTTACGCGCTATCCTGTTCCCGGCGTATCAAACTTGATGTTCCTGGGATCAACTATAAGAGCCGAGAAATTTACTCTCAGGAAAGGTTGCTTGTCAGAAAAACAGGAATTGGCCTGAAGGCTACGGTGACAAAGAAGGTGGCCGCTTCGAACCAAGTTGTTTTCCACTACGTACCGCTGTCAGAAGACCTCAACTTTTTCCTCTACTACGTTTTGGGCGTATTATCGTCTCGCGTAATGTTCGCATACCACCTCAGAAAATCCGGGGAAAATGAATGGCGCTCACATCCTTACGTGACACCGAAGACCCTTAAAGAGCTACCTATTCCATCCCCTAAAAGAGGCACTCAATCTTGGAGGCAGGCCGTTGAAATTGCCAGCCGCGTCAAAAAGCACGTTCGGAATGGCGGTAAAAGCAAGAAACTTGATCTTGAGATCGAAGGCCTTGTCGCAGGTCTTTATAACCTTGATCACTCTGACCTTGATTGGGTTAAGCAAGTGATCTGTGAGGCACAAAACCTTGAGCCAATGCGTGTTCTAAGCGACTTCGACAGCCAGTCGATACATATTGAGATGGTGCCTTAA
- a CDS encoding DNA adenine methylase — MSYRYIGNKTRLLPILLDSFSKVVKDGATVADIMCGTASVSEALRTSEYRVIASDMMTFAAHHARVRLLLSEEPKFGKIGLKGYASVLTHLNQLKLRKGVFFKEYSPDGNPENGGEPRKYFSGENAGRIDAITAQLNQWQVDETISETENSLLRHDLVLASNRVANIAGTYGHHRSKWGTSALASLELRPATLLAGHRTDHTVHQGQAETVAPLIEADLCYIDPPYMKRQYAANYHIIETIARGDSPEAVGVSGLRPWRDQYSDFCSKVKIRDAFRTIFKSAQCGQFMISYSEDGLLTEEQLMELFSEFGTVSLQKIPFARFRSNAGGQGGTVMEYLFHIKR, encoded by the coding sequence ATGTCATACCGATATATTGGAAATAAAACGCGGCTTTTGCCGATCCTTCTGGATTCATTCAGTAAAGTTGTGAAAGACGGTGCCACAGTTGCTGACATCATGTGTGGCACTGCCTCTGTGTCAGAGGCTTTAAGGACGTCTGAGTACCGCGTAATCGCTTCGGACATGATGACGTTCGCTGCTCATCATGCGCGGGTCAGACTTCTCCTCTCCGAAGAACCCAAGTTCGGTAAAATCGGACTTAAAGGCTATGCGAGTGTCTTAACCCACCTAAATCAGCTCAAGTTGCGAAAGGGGGTTTTCTTCAAAGAATACTCGCCTGATGGGAACCCTGAAAACGGGGGTGAGCCTCGCAAGTATTTTAGTGGTGAAAACGCAGGCAGGATTGACGCCATCACCGCGCAACTTAATCAATGGCAGGTAGACGAGACTATATCCGAGACAGAAAATTCGCTGCTGCGGCATGATTTAGTTCTAGCAAGTAATCGAGTTGCAAACATAGCCGGTACATATGGCCATCATCGCTCCAAATGGGGAACGTCAGCACTAGCATCGCTTGAGCTACGTCCTGCAACGCTCTTAGCGGGCCACCGAACGGACCACACAGTTCATCAAGGGCAGGCGGAGACGGTTGCTCCTTTGATAGAAGCTGACCTTTGTTACATCGACCCGCCATACATGAAGCGGCAATATGCAGCAAATTACCACATCATCGAAACGATTGCCCGTGGAGACTCACCAGAGGCAGTTGGCGTCAGCGGACTTAGACCGTGGCGGGACCAATATTCAGATTTCTGTTCTAAAGTGAAAATTAGGGACGCTTTCCGCACGATCTTTAAATCCGCGCAATGCGGGCAGTTCATGATCAGTTATAGTGAAGACGGCTTACTAACCGAAGAACAGCTCATGGAGCTATTTTCAGAATTTGGAACGGTCTCGCTTCAAAAAATCCCATTCGCCCGCTTTAGAAGTAATGCGGGCGGGCAGGGCGGAACGGTCATGGAATACCTTTTTCACATCAAACGGTAG
- a CDS encoding recombinase family protein yields MIIGYARVSTDDQNLDAQIDALTAAGAGKLFADKISGSKRERPELDRLLDQLRDGDVVTVTKYDRLARSLKDLLEIVEVIGERGAGFRSLAEDIDTTTPAGRLVFHVFASIAQFERERISERTKEGLASARKRGRIGGRPPALTAAQKIEVQHMRDQDHRAVSEIARLFKVSERTVRRA; encoded by the coding sequence ATGATCATCGGATACGCCCGCGTCAGCACTGACGACCAGAATCTAGATGCCCAGATTGACGCACTTACAGCGGCAGGGGCTGGCAAACTGTTTGCTGATAAGATCAGCGGATCGAAGCGCGAACGGCCAGAGCTGGACAGGCTGCTGGACCAGCTCCGTGACGGCGACGTTGTGACAGTCACAAAATACGACCGCCTTGCCCGGTCCCTAAAAGACCTTTTGGAGATTGTAGAGGTCATAGGCGAACGCGGTGCCGGCTTCCGGTCCTTGGCCGAGGACATCGACACGACGACGCCAGCCGGCCGTCTCGTTTTTCATGTCTTTGCTTCTATTGCTCAGTTTGAGCGCGAACGAATTTCGGAGAGAACCAAAGAAGGGCTGGCGTCAGCTCGCAAGCGTGGGCGGATAGGCGGAAGACCCCCTGCCCTTACCGCTGCCCAGAAGATTGAGGTGCAGCACATGAGGGATCAAGATCACCGCGCTGTCTCGGAGATCGCCCGGTTGTTTAAGGTAAGCGAAAGGACCGTACGACGAGCCTAG
- a CDS encoding GIY-YIG nuclease family protein: MFQFTEFLRKLDLDPARVRLLRHDARGVAAWRRGGAHAFGCFASFQRRTPPPYGGVEIACHFLPASNLPDGTLTALYVGTTRIADRWEWDGERLPLIQDAEIIEGERGRENVDAFDLEWIDQGSEYAERLLINWGLGGRAWSQWGHRRQKAILEIRLQPQEPPFPGFSGFISRISEIPQFPQAWTGSLAGVRGVYLLITDDGEQYVGSATGIDGFMGRWRQYLVNGHGGNVLLRAAGHRDYAMAILEVASPDMSLGDILTREAFWKTKLGVRAHGLNAN; the protein is encoded by the coding sequence ATGTTTCAGTTCACGGAATTTTTGAGGAAGCTTGATTTAGACCCAGCGAGGGTCAGATTGCTTCGTCACGACGCACGGGGCGTCGCCGCGTGGCGTCGTGGTGGCGCACATGCTTTCGGGTGCTTTGCTAGCTTCCAAAGACGAACGCCTCCGCCTTATGGCGGAGTTGAAATTGCGTGCCATTTTCTTCCTGCTTCTAACCTTCCGGACGGAACGCTGACCGCGCTTTATGTTGGAACAACACGTATTGCAGATCGGTGGGAATGGGATGGCGAACGACTGCCGTTGATCCAAGATGCAGAAATAATTGAGGGGGAAAGGGGCCGTGAAAATGTCGATGCCTTCGATTTGGAGTGGATCGATCAGGGCAGCGAATATGCCGAACGTCTACTTATTAATTGGGGTCTTGGTGGGAGGGCTTGGTCCCAATGGGGGCACAGGAGGCAGAAGGCGATTTTAGAAATCCGTTTGCAGCCGCAGGAGCCACCCTTTCCAGGATTCTCTGGCTTTATCTCGCGGATAAGTGAGATTCCACAGTTTCCACAAGCATGGACAGGCTCGCTTGCAGGTGTTCGAGGAGTCTATCTATTGATTACTGACGATGGTGAGCAATACGTCGGTTCGGCTACCGGTATAGATGGCTTCATGGGGCGCTGGCGCCAGTATTTGGTAAATGGTCACGGCGGTAATGTGCTGCTTCGCGCAGCAGGTCACCGAGATTACGCAATGGCGATCTTGGAGGTTGCTTCGCCGGACATGTCGCTAGGAGACATTCTAACGCGGGAGGCATTCTGGAAAACCAAACTTGGTGTGCGAGCGCACGGCTTGAACGCGAATTGA
- a CDS encoding zinc ribbon domain-containing protein gives MAKPAIIECPTCQHKVSTTATSCPSCGAVLRKAKRGIFGKLVIFAFWAFNILMVLWIWGGTQGAVQSQAGMSGAEAAGAAIGTGIGVTILIFVWLIGAIILGIMALLTRPK, from the coding sequence ATGGCCAAACCAGCAATAATTGAATGCCCAACCTGTCAGCACAAGGTCAGTACCACCGCAACGTCATGTCCATCATGCGGCGCAGTACTGAGAAAAGCAAAGCGCGGCATTTTCGGTAAACTTGTTATCTTCGCGTTCTGGGCCTTCAATATTTTGATGGTTCTTTGGATTTGGGGTGGCACGCAAGGTGCTGTTCAAAGCCAAGCAGGCATGTCTGGGGCTGAGGCTGCTGGGGCCGCTATCGGAACTGGTATCGGCGTCACGATCCTGATTTTCGTTTGGCTGATTGGAGCAATTATTCTGGGCATCATGGCGCTCCTTACACGGCCAAAATAG
- a CDS encoding ArdC family protein yields the protein MTKEKFDVYSHVTNQIVAQIEAGTPPWRKPWTGGGVSVSLPERFNGEAYRGINILMLWAAAMAKDYSSARWMTFNQAKQLDGHVRKGEKSATVVKYGTVEREDENGEERQIPYAKAYRVFNADQIEGLPAEFYILPDPPRDLGTVADPELEAFFAASGAQIDSTEEPRAYYNIKTDRIHMPLIATFHRAAGYYGTLAHELTHWTGATKRLDRLGRFNDRKAYAFEELVAEIGNCMLCAQIGVEPEFDQSAAYVEGWLEAMKEDSRAIFRAASEAQKAADYIIARIAQVDRMAAE from the coding sequence ATGACCAAAGAGAAATTTGACGTTTATTCCCATGTAACCAATCAGATTGTCGCGCAGATCGAGGCGGGAACACCGCCCTGGCGCAAGCCGTGGACCGGAGGCGGTGTGTCGGTCAGCTTGCCGGAACGGTTCAACGGCGAAGCCTATCGGGGCATCAATATCCTGATGCTTTGGGCCGCAGCTATGGCTAAGGATTACAGCTCAGCCCGCTGGATGACATTTAACCAAGCCAAGCAGTTGGACGGCCATGTCCGCAAGGGCGAGAAATCCGCCACTGTTGTGAAATACGGCACAGTCGAGCGCGAGGATGAGAACGGCGAGGAACGCCAGATCCCCTATGCCAAGGCCTACCGCGTGTTCAACGCTGACCAGATCGAGGGCTTGCCCGCTGAATTTTACATCCTGCCCGACCCGCCCCGTGATCTTGGCACCGTAGCAGACCCCGAGTTGGAGGCCTTCTTTGCCGCGAGTGGCGCGCAGATCGACAGCACCGAGGAGCCGCGTGCCTATTACAACATCAAGACAGACCGCATCCACATGCCGCTGATCGCAACCTTTCACAGGGCAGCAGGATATTATGGCACCTTGGCGCACGAGCTGACCCATTGGACGGGGGCGACAAAGCGTCTGGACCGTTTGGGCCGGTTCAACGACCGCAAGGCCTATGCGTTTGAGGAGCTGGTCGCCGAAATCGGAAACTGTATGCTTTGCGCCCAGATCGGGGTGGAGCCTGAATTTGACCAGAGCGCGGCCTATGTCGAAGGATGGCTTGAGGCGATGAAGGAAGACAGCCGTGCAATATTCCGTGCTGCGTCTGAGGCGCAGAAGGCGGCGGATTACATCATTGCCCGCATTGCGCAGGTTGACCGGATGGCCGCTGAGTAA
- a CDS encoding helix-turn-helix domain-containing protein yields the protein MKLSERIAQNIIKHRKKVGLSQENLAKHAGISRAYLGRIENARHSVRTDTLEKIAVALNVDVADLLRQPTN from the coding sequence ATGAAACTCTCTGAACGCATAGCTCAAAACATCATCAAGCACCGCAAAAAAGTTGGTTTGAGCCAAGAAAATCTGGCGAAGCACGCAGGTATCAGCCGCGCATACTTGGGTCGCATCGAAAACGCCCGGCATTCCGTCCGTACCGACACATTGGAAAAAATTGCGGTAGCACTTAATGTTGATGTCGCAGATTTACTGCGGCAACCTACCAACTAA
- a CDS encoding competence protein CoiA yields MNDQRTEATPGAQGVCPGCNAEMLARCGTKKVWHWAHKGRRHCDHWWENETQWHRDWKNRFVTDWQEVPARDEMGELHIADIKTPNGLVIEFQHSAIKPDEVVKRTNFYGHVIWIIDGTRRPTDLIQYERMLSEHYPERFDGVDIYTVYCEETRLLKEWGSLGRIVGFDFGGDNLCLLTASQGRSRYLFDFPKAEFAKSITEGSPLPVVQFAKPTQRGYRRRRRF; encoded by the coding sequence TTGAATGACCAACGAACAGAGGCGACGCCCGGTGCTCAGGGCGTCTGTCCTGGCTGCAATGCCGAGATGTTGGCCCGCTGCGGCACCAAGAAGGTTTGGCATTGGGCGCATAAAGGCCGTCGCCATTGTGACCATTGGTGGGAAAATGAAACCCAATGGCACCGCGACTGGAAAAATCGGTTTGTGACCGACTGGCAAGAGGTGCCAGCTCGTGACGAAATGGGCGAATTGCATATCGCGGACATTAAAACGCCCAACGGTCTTGTGATCGAATTCCAGCACTCTGCAATCAAGCCGGACGAAGTGGTAAAGCGGACGAACTTCTATGGCCACGTAATCTGGATCATCGATGGAACCCGCCGCCCAACTGATCTCATCCAGTACGAACGGATGCTTTCAGAACATTACCCAGAACGGTTCGATGGCGTAGACATCTACACCGTCTATTGTGAGGAAACCCGGCTTCTCAAAGAGTGGGGGTCATTGGGCAGAATAGTCGGCTTTGACTTTGGTGGCGACAACCTATGCCTGCTCACAGCCTCACAAGGCCGAAGCCGCTACCTCTTCGACTTTCCAAAGGCGGAATTTGCTAAGTCGATCACCGAAGGGAGTCCATTGCCTGTCGTCCAGTTCGCAAAACCCACCCAGCGTGGTTATCGTCGGCGTAGAAGATTCTAG
- the mobQ gene encoding MobQ family relaxase, with amino-acid sequence MASYHLSVKTIKRSAGRTATAAAAYRVGERIECQREGRIHDYTRKQGIEETFIIAPENAPDWAQDRAALWNAAEASETRSNSVTAREWELSLPFEISAEVRSQITREFAEQLVSRYGVAVDVAIHAPNREGDQRNHHAHVLTSTRKLEAEGFTAKTRVLDSAKTGGVEIDQMRGFWAELQNRALERAGEVERVDHRSLEKQRETALDRGDTLSADELDRDPELKLGPAANSMERREKAAAEREGREYVPLTERGAVTHAARQARMAFQDMRERLDIARETYGAEREAGQGRVSAGLAALRAAVDKDRSDERGVEDVRERLAGIIDKGRGEDRTSEDGKEGYNYARERLKGILDREGSDAPQATSHKLDGHSELEQGVNPEPKPSIRERLDDVLNKPREKLEIEDEREVESEKEVENEREIDREVDRDRGLSH; translated from the coding sequence ATGGCCAGCTACCATCTCTCCGTGAAGACGATCAAACGCTCTGCCGGACGTACCGCGACGGCGGCAGCGGCCTACCGTGTCGGTGAGCGCATCGAGTGCCAGCGTGAGGGTCGCATACACGACTACACCCGCAAGCAGGGCATCGAGGAGACGTTCATCATTGCCCCCGAGAACGCCCCGGATTGGGCGCAGGACCGCGCCGCCTTATGGAACGCCGCCGAAGCCAGCGAGACCCGCAGCAACTCTGTCACGGCCCGCGAGTGGGAGCTGTCCCTGCCGTTCGAAATCAGTGCCGAGGTTCGGTCACAGATTACACGAGAGTTCGCCGAGCAGCTTGTCAGCCGCTATGGTGTCGCCGTCGATGTGGCGATCCATGCGCCCAATCGTGAAGGCGATCAGCGCAACCACCATGCGCATGTTTTGACCTCTACTCGCAAGCTGGAAGCCGAGGGCTTTACCGCCAAGACACGGGTGCTGGATTCCGCGAAGACCGGCGGCGTCGAGATCGATCAAATGCGCGGTTTCTGGGCCGAGTTGCAGAACCGTGCCTTGGAGCGGGCAGGGGAGGTTGAGCGCGTTGACCACCGTTCCCTTGAGAAGCAACGCGAGACGGCTTTGGACAGGGGCGACACCCTGTCCGCCGACGAGCTGGACCGCGACCCCGAGCTGAAGCTGGGGCCAGCGGCCAACTCCATGGAACGCCGCGAGAAGGCGGCGGCGGAGCGCGAGGGCCGGGAGTATGTACCACTGACGGAGCGCGGGGCTGTCACACACGCGGCGCGTCAGGCGCGGATGGCGTTCCAGGATATGCGCGAACGGCTGGACATCGCACGCGAGACCTATGGCGCAGAGCGGGAGGCGGGGCAGGGGCGTGTATCTGCCGGTCTGGCGGCACTCAGGGCGGCGGTTGATAAAGACCGCAGTGACGAGCGAGGGGTCGAGGATGTGCGGGAGCGGTTGGCCGGTATCATCGACAAGGGCAGGGGCGAGGACCGGACCTCTGAGGACGGTAAAGAAGGATACAATTACGCCCGTGAGCGGCTGAAAGGTATTCTGGACCGCGAGGGATCAGACGCGCCGCAGGCGACCTCTCACAAGCTGGACGGACACAGCGAGCTGGAGCAGGGCGTTAATCCTGAACCGAAGCCGTCCATCCGGGAGCGGCTGGACGATGTGTTGAACAAGCCGCGTGAAAAGCTGGAGATCGAGGACGAGCGCGAAGTGGAGAGCGAGAAAGAGGTCGAGAACGAACGCGAAATCGACAGGGAGGTGGATCGTGACCGTGGCCTCAGTCACTGA
- a CDS encoding mobilization protein, with protein MAETELEKAEKRYAQAKARLQALKNRETTRQRKMDTRRKVILGGALLDLAERDSNAAAMLDRLVRNLPRAQDQKAFVDWGGTSSGDNAPSASPSPPDPDTPS; from the coding sequence ATGGCCGAAACCGAACTTGAGAAAGCCGAAAAGAGATACGCCCAGGCCAAGGCCCGTCTTCAGGCGCTTAAGAATCGTGAAACCACCAGACAGCGCAAAATGGACACCCGCCGCAAAGTGATCCTGGGTGGCGCTCTGCTCGATCTGGCTGAACGGGATAGCAACGCTGCCGCCATGCTGGATCGGCTTGTTCGCAATCTGCCCCGCGCCCAGGATCAGAAAGCATTCGTAGATTGGGGAGGAACGTCCTCCGGCGATAATGCACCCTCGGCCTCCCCTTCCCCGCCTGACCCGGACACCCCGTCCTGA